A stretch of Macadamia integrifolia cultivar HAES 741 chromosome 7, SCU_Mint_v3, whole genome shotgun sequence DNA encodes these proteins:
- the LOC122084816 gene encoding peroxisomal membrane protein 11A-like: protein TSVESKAHPLQNSKSDAAKSSKERDFLNHLEAYLTKRDGVDKLIKICRYASKMILASSVLPETLPLSRRLKSFETSVAVSRKAFRLGKFVQDLNALRNANFDSNEELILSVLAYGGEGLYYFIEQFVWLAKTGLIDSKHSSKLQKISAWAEFIGYFGSISLKTRDLKKINEEKARLKNRIEISALRSEEYSKESAEMRKLKLKILMKKLSIVQDFADGLMSFSDMRQGNGLLSSPLLLASAGLLSALISTHKNWLSC from the coding sequence ACCTCTGTGGAATCAAAAGCGCATCCATTACAAAACTCAAAATCTGATGCTGCGAAATCATcgaaagagagagatttcttGAATCATCTCGAAGCCTACCTCACCAAGAGAGATGGCGTCGACAAGCTCATCAAGATCTGCCGATACGCTTCCAAAATGATCCTCGCTTCCTCGGTACTCCCCGAAACCCTCCCTCTGAGCCGTCGTCTCAAGAGCTTCGAAACGAGTGTCGCCGTTAGCCGTAAAGCCTTTAGATTAGGTAAATTCGTTCAAGACTTGAACGCTCTAAGGAACGCGAATTTCGATTCCAATGAAGAGTTAATCCTTTCCGTCCTCGCTTACGGGGGCGAGGGTTTGTATTACTTCATCGAGCAGTTCGTTTGGTTGGCCAAAACGGGTCTGATCGACAGTAAGCATTCGTCGAAGCTACAGAAAATCAGCGCTTGGGCGGAGTTCATCGGGTATTTTGGTAGTATTTCTTTGAAAACTAGGGATCTGAAGAAGATTAATGAAGAAAAAGCTCGATTAAAAAATAGGATCGAGATTTCTGCGTTGAGGAGTGAAGAATACAGCAAGGAATCGGCAGAGATGCGTAAATTGAAGCTTAAGATATTAATGAAGAAGCTCTCGATTGTTCAAGATTTCGCAGATGGGTTGATGTCGTTCTCAGATATGCGGCAAGGAAATGGGTTGCTTTCAAGTCCACTTCTCTTAGCTTCTGCTGGGCTTCTTTCAGCTCTCATTAGTACTCACAAGAACTGGTTGTCTTGTTAA
- the LOC122083189 gene encoding probable NAD(P)H dehydrogenase (quinone) FQR1-like 2, producing the protein MGKGGGCVPSKKRMPSATSDDPPKIAVDAPIAVADKTLPDDATPTGEVTISSLPAKLKIFIVYYSMYGHVEGLAKRMKKGIDGIEGAEGFLYRVPEILSDAILEKMKAPPKDDSIPLISAAELASADGFLFGFPTRYGSMAAQMKSFFDSTGQLWKEQKLAGKPAGFFVSTGTQGGGQETTAWTAITQLAHHGMLFVPIGYTFGAGMFKMDSIRGGSPYGAGVYAGDGTREPTETELALAEHQGKYMVAVVKRLAPV; encoded by the exons ATGGGCAAGGGAGGAGGCTGTGTACCCAGTAAGAAGCGTATGCCATCAGCTACTTCCGACGATCCTCCGAAGATCGCCGTAGATGCGCCGATCGCCGTCGCCGATAAGACCCTCCCTGATGATGCCACTCCTACGGGAGAAGTCACAATTTCGTCGCTACCTGCGAAGTTGAAGATATTTATCGTCTACTACTCCATGTATGGCCATGTGGAGGGTTTGgcaaagagaatgaagaaaggGATTGATGGGATCGAGGGGGCCGAGGGTTTCTTGTACCGTGTTCCTGAGATTCTGTCAGATGCGATTCTCGAGAAAATGAAAGCTCCTCCCAAAGACGACTCGATCCCGTTGATATCTGCGGCGGAATTGGCGTCGGCTGATGGGTTTCTGTTTGGGTTTCCGACCAGGTATGGATCTATGGCTGCCCAGATGAAGTCTTTCTTCGACTCGACTGGGCAGTTGTGGAAGGAACAGAAGCTTGCAGGGAAGCCGGCTGGGTTCTTTGTAAGCACTGGTACGCAAGGAGGCGGCCAAGAAACCACTGC TTGGACGGCAATCACCCAGTTGGCACACCATGGAATGCTATTTGTTCCCATTGGATACACGTTTGGAGCTGGAATGTTCAAGATGGATTCTATTAGGGGTGGTTCTCCATATGGTGCTGGAGTTTATGCTGGTGACGGCACAAGGGAGCCTACTGAGACAGAGCTGGCACTTGCAGAGCACCAGGGAAAATACATGGTGGCGGTTGTCAAGAGGCTTGCCCCTGTTTGA